One Bacteroidota bacterium DNA window includes the following coding sequences:
- the cydB gene encoding cytochrome d ubiquinol oxidase subunit II encodes METLWFALLTFMLCMYAVLDGFDLGAGSLHLILAKSEEERRIILNSIAPLWDGNEVWLIAAGGTMFFAFPLLYSSSFSGFYLPLMIVLWLLMLRGLGIEFRHQVHHPIWRSFWDAVFSVSSLLLALFLGAALGNVVRGVPLGKDGYFFEPLWTTFTVVPDAGILDWFTLLMGLVTCSTLAVHGATFLAIKSEGGLRERSRSIASAAWWLMLSTSLAALVAVSSIRQGIWDNYMLHPWGIIFPLGGLLGLAGNRICLRRGSDRAAFFCSSLFIFSMLSSTAFGLYPALLPSSIDPRDTLTVQSAAAHGSTLATGLPWWIAGMSLVGAYFVFVYRMFRGKATSGEGGY; translated from the coding sequence ATGGAAACCCTCTGGTTTGCGCTCCTGACCTTCATGCTTTGCATGTACGCCGTGCTCGATGGGTTCGATCTCGGAGCCGGATCCCTCCACTTGATCCTCGCGAAGAGCGAGGAGGAGAGGCGGATCATCCTGAACTCCATCGCACCCCTCTGGGACGGCAACGAAGTCTGGCTCATCGCGGCGGGGGGAACGATGTTTTTCGCGTTTCCCCTTCTCTACTCGTCCAGTTTCAGCGGATTTTATCTCCCCCTGATGATCGTGTTATGGTTACTGATGCTCCGGGGTCTCGGGATCGAGTTCCGGCACCAGGTCCATCACCCCATCTGGAGGTCGTTCTGGGACGCAGTCTTCTCCGTGTCAAGCCTTCTTCTGGCGCTGTTCCTCGGCGCCGCCCTGGGGAACGTCGTGCGCGGGGTCCCGCTGGGGAAGGACGGCTACTTCTTCGAACCTCTCTGGACGACATTTACAGTCGTCCCGGACGCCGGTATTCTCGACTGGTTCACGCTCCTGATGGGGTTGGTCACCTGTTCCACGCTGGCGGTCCACGGCGCGACGTTCCTGGCTATCAAGAGCGAAGGCGGTCTCCGTGAGCGTTCCCGCTCGATCGCCTCCGCCGCCTGGTGGTTGATGCTCTCGACCTCTCTCGCGGCTCTGGTCGCCGTCTCCTCGATCAGGCAGGGGATCTGGGATAATTACATGTTGCATCCATGGGGAATCATTTTCCCCCTCGGAGGGCTGCTTGGCCTCGCCGGGAACCGTATCTGCTTGCGCCGGGGTTCGGATCGCGCGGCGTTCTTCTGCTCTTCCCTCTTCATCTTCTCGATGTTGTCGAGCACCGCATTCGGGCTCTATCCGGCTCTTCTCCCCTCCTCCATCGATCCCCGGGATACGCTCACCGTCCAATCTGCTGCCGCACACGGTTCCACGCTCGCGACCGGCCTCCCCTGGTGGATCGCGGGGATGAGCCTTGTCGGAGCGTACTTCGTCTTCGTCTACCGGATGTTCAGGGGGAAGGCGACGTCAGGAGAGGGAGGCTACTGA
- a CDS encoding cytochrome ubiquinol oxidase subunit I — protein sequence MEDALIVDRLQFAFTISYHYLFPQLTMGLSLIIVLFKGLSLWRKDERANRAAQFWAKIFAVNFAVGVVTGIPMEFQFGTNWARFSSYAGEVIGQPLAMEGVFSFFLESSFLGLFLFGEKRLGQAGHFATALLVFIGSWISGFFIVATDAWMQHPVGHSILPNGHLRLESLTELLTNPWLGWQYAHTMAGSVVTAAFVVGAVGSYYLLAGRDTGYGKLFVRTGVLTGLTAALLVLFPTGDGQGKNVVLYQPPTLAAMEGLFQTKQGAELVIVGQPDMQQMKIDNPLHIPKLLSFLTYYRWSAEVKGLDAFPREEWPDNIPLLYYSYHIMVGLGTIFIGILLLCSALLWKRRLFSSRWALWILMLGFPFPYIANTAGWLTAELGRQPWLVYGLLRTAHGTSPTVSAGNGMFTLLGFLGIYFVIGVLFLFLVVKRINQGPDGHAGHTGAD from the coding sequence ATGGAAGATGCTCTGATCGTCGACAGGCTCCAGTTCGCCTTTACAATCTCCTACCACTATCTGTTTCCCCAGCTGACGATGGGGTTGAGCCTGATCATCGTTCTTTTCAAGGGGCTTTCCCTCTGGAGGAAGGACGAGCGGGCAAACCGCGCAGCACAATTCTGGGCGAAGATTTTCGCGGTGAACTTCGCCGTGGGGGTGGTGACCGGAATCCCGATGGAATTTCAGTTCGGCACGAACTGGGCGAGATTCTCGAGCTATGCGGGTGAAGTCATCGGCCAGCCTCTCGCCATGGAGGGGGTGTTCTCGTTTTTTCTGGAGTCGAGCTTTCTGGGGCTTTTCCTCTTCGGCGAGAAGAGACTGGGACAGGCCGGGCACTTTGCGACCGCGTTGCTCGTTTTCATCGGGTCGTGGATCTCGGGCTTCTTCATCGTCGCCACAGACGCCTGGATGCAGCATCCCGTCGGGCACTCCATTCTCCCGAACGGCCATCTCCGGCTCGAGAGCCTGACGGAGCTCCTCACCAACCCGTGGCTCGGATGGCAGTATGCGCATACGATGGCGGGCTCGGTGGTGACGGCGGCGTTCGTCGTCGGGGCGGTCGGATCCTATTATCTGCTCGCGGGGCGCGACACCGGGTATGGAAAGCTATTTGTGCGGACGGGAGTTCTCACCGGCCTCACGGCGGCTCTGCTCGTCCTTTTCCCCACGGGCGACGGGCAGGGAAAGAATGTCGTTCTCTATCAACCTCCGACTCTTGCGGCGATGGAGGGGTTGTTTCAAACGAAACAGGGGGCGGAGCTTGTGATCGTCGGGCAGCCGGATATGCAACAGATGAAGATCGACAACCCGCTCCACATCCCGAAGCTGCTCAGCTTTTTGACGTACTACCGGTGGTCGGCCGAAGTGAAGGGGCTCGACGCCTTCCCGCGCGAGGAGTGGCCCGACAATATCCCCCTCCTCTATTACAGCTATCATATCATGGTGGGGCTTGGGACGATCTTTATCGGCATCCTCCTCCTCTGCTCGGCGCTCCTCTGGAAAAGGCGATTGTTCTCCTCCCGGTGGGCCCTCTGGATTCTGATGCTCGGATTCCCCTTTCCGTATATCGCGAACACAGCCGGATGGCTCACCGCCGAGCTCGGCAGGCAACCCTGGCTCGTCTACGGCCTCCTGCGAACCGCTCACGGAACGTCGCCGACAGTTTCTGCGGGCAACGGGATGTTCACGCTCCTCGGATTTCTCGGGATCTATTTCGTGATCGGCGTCCTGTTTCTCTTTCTGGTCGTCAAGCGCATTAATCAAGGCCCGGACGGCCATGCCGGGCATACGGGCGCGGACTGA
- a CDS encoding YCF48-related protein, with amino-acid sequence MTAAALVRVTFGGILLLAAVPLEAEWNWQSPLPQGNSLRDVQFIDASNGWAVGEYGTIVHTTNGGASWYEQEFARTDNILAISMISLEEGWAAGDNGVILHTTDSGDDWIEQESGIQGGLNAILFRDSFNGWAAGDNEVILHTSDGGTTWSVQHQVANPNTVLNALAFVNSTQGWAVGASRKVYHTTDGGLTWLARVVGSGISASYLTVAFVDSLLGFIAGSGGELYRTTDGGATWPAVSSGDAENLNQILMQNSFVGWMVGDGSKVLRTINGGLSWSTVVIGDGEDYSGIARVGGTLWAVGEVGKIIQSTNGGTAWSSVDIGSRLSANWIDVPTPAVGVAVGQTGLILRTTDAGSTWTQQVSPAPSVSCYGVKFIDADHGWAVGDNGTIIRTSDGTNWTTEPSGVTHSLFGITFGTPSAGWIVGGEANGLTGVILNSTNAGASWSVQFNGVPHILYGVSFPNAQNGWAVGEQGYILRTTNGGTSWTPQTSGTIHALFWCSFPDPNNGWAVGDSGVILHTSNAGASWQTQPSGVDVPLFSIAHVTSSEIFIAGDQGTILHTSDAGLHWGLQYSRTLNSLFGLSTPGAGRTWACGDFGTIIDDTLNLHSGSITGIVYFDRNNNGGYDAGDSTLGGWKVRIQGPVSDSVVSSPDGTFTFENLLLGSYTLSETVRQSWTQTAPPTLFYSATLSGASSSFDGSFGNYAAGAVPCGVVKGWNTLSLPLRPDAPRAADVYPTASSPPYAFAGAYIVLDTLSPGMAYWIKFRAPQTLWVTGTPSHDDTLALQAGWNMFGTISDSLVTTAISTDPPGLIVSHFFGYYHAYGTVSVLAPGQGYWVKLSQAGNLILHSGAATAGSGVSPHPKGFESLNTLTFSDSNGNDQPLYFRVGVNPDVSDDHALPPVPPEGCFDARFQGDHDAYFFASSALPFRPGRILLHSTGSPLSVTWSLRDSDRLKYRLETESGGIIATVSGDTGLVTIQNANMTSVLLRPVPLQEGSGLPASFSLFQNSPNPFNPSTRIEFSIPALTGDPASGGTGGLVTLKVYDLLGREVATLVQERMEPGFHEVVWDAVSLPTGVYTYRLVAGPNTAVKKMVLLR; translated from the coding sequence ATGACAGCAGCGGCACTGGTCCGTGTGACGTTTGGAGGGATACTCCTACTCGCTGCAGTTCCCCTCGAGGCGGAATGGAACTGGCAGTCCCCCCTTCCCCAGGGCAATTCCCTTCGCGACGTGCAGTTCATCGACGCCTCAAACGGCTGGGCTGTGGGGGAGTACGGAACAATCGTGCACACGACCAACGGCGGCGCGAGCTGGTACGAACAGGAGTTCGCAAGAACCGACAATATCCTTGCCATTTCGATGATCAGCCTCGAGGAAGGATGGGCTGCCGGAGATAACGGCGTCATCCTGCATACCACGGACAGCGGGGACGACTGGATCGAACAAGAGAGCGGTATCCAGGGGGGTCTTAACGCCATTCTCTTCCGCGACTCGTTCAACGGATGGGCCGCCGGAGACAACGAAGTAATCCTGCACACGAGCGACGGCGGAACGACATGGAGCGTCCAGCACCAGGTCGCGAATCCAAACACCGTTTTGAACGCCCTCGCTTTCGTCAACTCCACCCAGGGCTGGGCCGTGGGCGCGAGCCGGAAGGTCTATCACACGACCGACGGCGGCCTCACCTGGCTCGCCAGAGTGGTCGGCTCCGGGATCTCCGCTTCCTATCTCACGGTTGCGTTCGTCGATTCCCTCCTGGGGTTCATCGCGGGGAGCGGAGGCGAGCTCTACAGGACCACCGACGGGGGGGCGACGTGGCCGGCGGTCAGCTCGGGAGACGCCGAGAATCTGAATCAAATTCTCATGCAGAACTCGTTCGTCGGCTGGATGGTCGGCGACGGAAGCAAGGTGCTCCGGACGATCAACGGCGGTCTGTCGTGGTCGACCGTCGTCATCGGGGACGGCGAAGATTACAGCGGAATCGCCCGCGTCGGGGGTACTCTCTGGGCGGTGGGAGAGGTCGGCAAGATCATTCAATCGACGAACGGCGGGACCGCCTGGAGCTCGGTCGATATCGGGTCCCGCCTCAGCGCGAACTGGATCGATGTCCCCACCCCCGCCGTGGGCGTGGCCGTCGGGCAGACCGGGCTGATCCTTCGGACCACCGATGCCGGCTCGACCTGGACTCAACAGGTCTCTCCCGCTCCGTCGGTCTCCTGCTATGGAGTGAAGTTTATCGACGCGGACCATGGCTGGGCGGTGGGAGACAACGGCACGATCATCCGGACGTCCGACGGAACCAACTGGACGACGGAGCCGAGCGGGGTGACGCACTCCCTCTTCGGAATCACCTTCGGCACGCCCTCCGCGGGCTGGATCGTCGGGGGTGAGGCAAACGGCCTGACCGGCGTGATCCTGAACTCGACGAATGCGGGGGCTTCATGGAGCGTTCAGTTTAACGGTGTGCCGCATATCCTCTACGGCGTTTCGTTTCCGAACGCGCAGAACGGTTGGGCCGTGGGTGAGCAGGGGTACATCCTCCGGACGACGAACGGCGGAACCTCGTGGACTCCGCAGACGTCGGGCACAATTCACGCGCTGTTCTGGTGTTCCTTCCCCGATCCAAATAACGGCTGGGCCGTGGGAGACTCGGGCGTCATCCTTCACACGAGCAATGCCGGGGCATCCTGGCAGACGCAGCCGAGCGGGGTCGATGTCCCCCTCTTCTCGATCGCTCATGTGACTTCATCGGAGATTTTCATCGCCGGGGACCAGGGGACCATCCTCCATACCTCCGATGCGGGTTTGCACTGGGGGCTCCAGTATAGCCGGACGCTGAACAGCTTGTTCGGCCTCTCCACCCCCGGTGCAGGGAGAACGTGGGCCTGCGGCGACTTTGGAACGATCATCGACGACACGCTCAACCTGCATTCCGGATCCATCACGGGGATTGTCTATTTCGACCGGAACAACAACGGCGGTTACGACGCGGGCGATTCCACACTCGGAGGATGGAAAGTAAGAATCCAGGGGCCGGTTTCGGATTCTGTCGTATCGTCTCCGGATGGCACGTTCACGTTCGAGAACCTCCTGCTGGGCTCCTATACTCTGAGCGAGACGGTCCGGCAGTCGTGGACACAGACCGCCCCGCCGACACTGTTCTATAGCGCCACCCTTTCGGGCGCCTCTTCCTCCTTTGACGGCTCCTTCGGAAACTATGCCGCCGGTGCAGTTCCGTGCGGCGTCGTAAAGGGCTGGAATACCCTCTCTCTTCCGCTCCGGCCGGATGCCCCGCGGGCGGCGGATGTCTATCCGACGGCAAGCTCGCCGCCCTATGCGTTCGCCGGCGCGTATATCGTGCTCGACACGCTGAGTCCGGGCATGGCGTACTGGATCAAATTCCGGGCGCCTCAGACTCTCTGGGTGACCGGAACGCCGAGCCACGACGATACGCTCGCCCTGCAGGCAGGATGGAATATGTTCGGCACGATAAGCGATTCCCTCGTGACGACCGCTATTTCGACGGATCCTCCCGGGCTGATCGTCTCCCATTTTTTTGGATATTATCACGCCTACGGGACGGTGAGCGTCCTTGCCCCCGGCCAGGGGTACTGGGTAAAACTCTCCCAGGCGGGGAATCTCATCTTGCACAGCGGCGCCGCGACTGCCGGTTCCGGGGTGAGTCCCCATCCGAAAGGCTTCGAGTCGTTAAACACCCTCACCTTTTCCGATTCGAACGGGAACGATCAACCTCTCTATTTCAGGGTGGGGGTGAACCCCGATGTGTCGGACGACCACGCCCTCCCCCCGGTTCCCCCGGAGGGTTGCTTTGACGCCAGATTTCAGGGCGACCACGATGCGTATTTCTTCGCTTCCTCCGCGCTCCCATTCCGGCCCGGAAGAATCCTCCTTCATTCCACCGGCTCTCCGCTCTCCGTCACATGGTCTCTCCGCGATTCCGATCGATTGAAATACAGGCTCGAGACTGAATCGGGCGGGATCATCGCGACCGTCTCGGGAGATACCGGACTGGTCACGATCCAAAACGCAAACATGACGTCCGTCCTGCTGAGACCGGTCCCTCTGCAGGAGGGGAGCGGGCTTCCGGCGAGCTTCTCGCTCTTTCAGAATTCGCCGAACCCATTCAATCCTTCGACTCGAATCGAGTTTTCCATACCGGCTTTGACCGGGGATCCCGCATCGGGCGGAACCGGCGGGCTTGTGACGCTCAAGGTGTACGACCTGCTCGGCAGAGAGGTCGCCACTCTTGTGCAGGAGAGGATGGAGCCCGGATTCCATGAGGTGGTGTGGGACGCGGTCAGCCTGCCCACGGGGGTCTACACGTACCGCCTTGTGGCGGGACCGAACACCGCCGTGAAAAAAATGGTTCTCCTGCGATGA
- a CDS encoding YCF48-related protein, giving the protein MLFSAMTLSAEWNWQTPRPQGNSLRSVQFIDASHGWAAGEYGTILHTTDGGGSWYEQEFARTDNILSISMVSDSEGWAAGDNGVILHTTDRGDDWLEQSSGVSGGLNSILFRDPLNGWAAGDNEVILHTTDGGATWSIRHQVFNPNSVLNALAFVSPSEGWVVGAGRRVYHTSDGGATWLLKPVGSGVTASYLSVAFIDSALGFIAGTGGELYRTTDGGLTWPAASSGDASNLNQILMQNSFVGWMVGDGSKVLRTINGGLSWSTVMIGDGEDYNGLARVGGMLWAVGEVGKIIQSSNGGTAWSSVDAGSRLSANWIDTPTPTVGVAVGQTGLILRTIDGGSTWAEQTSPSPSVSCYGVKFTDADHGWAVGDNGAIFRTTDGVNWATQQSGVPHSLFGVTFGTGSAGWIVGGEAAGFTGVILHSTDAGASWNVQYSGVPRILYGVSFPDAQNGWAVGEEGYILRTTNGGTTWSTESSGTAAALFWCSFPDPKNGWAVGDSGVILHTSDGGSSWHAQASGVTTTLYSMAHVNSSEEYIAADEGTILHTYDAGAHWVAEYSRTAHSLFGVATPGTGAVWACGDYGTVVRDSLHSPLGTINGMVYFDANNDGNYNAGDSGMGGWKVKIDGPVPDSALTRQDGTFIFENLPLGSYTLSEAVRESWTQTSPAGSFSFTLAANGPFFTGLFGNFAAGAAPYKVNGGWNVLSLPLLVQDPRETAVYPTATSPAFGYAGSYYLLDTINPGMAYWLKFPGPQTLWLSGTSNRHDTLGLEQGWNMIGTVSDTVSAAGVITEPPGLIASHFFGYNQGYAPTDVLVPGQGYWVKFSQTGSLVLRAGPRDAASGPGSRALPDDGSNLLNRMTVSDARGNHQTLYFATRENLKLTGEHALPPLPPGDCFDARFPDNSDAVLFSPDEVRAGRGTIRLRSYALPLRFNWSRRNENRMRYELRTESGEVLAAISSDTGLFILRNRQIPAVVLTPAVDRGNGGIPIGFSLSQNSPNPFNPATRVRFSVPSQDDRQPSVQQAARAGSAGRVQLKVYDVLGREIATLVDEEKQPGVYEAVWNASSVPSGIYLYRLTAGSRSAVKKMVLMK; this is encoded by the coding sequence ATGCTATTTTCCGCAATGACTCTTTCCGCCGAATGGAACTGGCAGACCCCCCGTCCGCAGGGTAACTCGCTTCGGTCCGTGCAATTTATCGATGCCTCCCATGGATGGGCCGCCGGCGAATACGGGACCATCCTGCACACGACGGACGGCGGCGGGAGCTGGTATGAGCAGGAGTTCGCGAGGACCGACAACATTCTCTCGATCTCCATGGTCTCCGACTCAGAGGGATGGGCCGCGGGCGACAACGGTGTGATCCTCCACACAACTGATAGAGGCGACGATTGGCTCGAGCAATCAAGCGGAGTTTCGGGCGGGCTCAATTCCATTCTCTTCCGCGATCCCCTGAACGGGTGGGCCGCGGGCGATAACGAGGTAATCCTGCATACCACCGATGGAGGCGCGACATGGAGCATCCGGCACCAGGTCTTTAATCCGAACAGCGTCCTGAACGCTCTCGCTTTTGTGAGCCCGAGCGAGGGATGGGTTGTTGGGGCGGGTCGAAGAGTCTACCACACGAGTGACGGCGGGGCAACCTGGCTTCTCAAACCTGTCGGTTCAGGGGTCACCGCCTCGTACCTGAGCGTCGCGTTCATAGATTCGGCGCTCGGCTTCATCGCCGGGACAGGCGGAGAATTGTACCGGACTACCGACGGCGGGCTTACCTGGCCGGCGGCAAGCTCCGGAGACGCCTCAAACCTCAACCAAATCCTGATGCAGAACTCCTTTGTCGGCTGGATGGTCGGCGACGGGAGCAAAGTGCTTCGCACGATCAACGGGGGCCTCTCCTGGTCGACGGTCATGATCGGAGACGGCGAGGATTACAACGGCCTCGCGCGCGTGGGCGGTATGCTCTGGGCGGTGGGAGAGGTCGGCAAGATCATCCAATCCAGCAACGGCGGGACTGCATGGAGTTCGGTCGATGCCGGGTCCCGCTTGAGCGCGAACTGGATCGATACTCCGACCCCGACCGTGGGTGTCGCCGTCGGGCAAACGGGTCTGATTCTCCGTACAATCGACGGAGGCTCCACCTGGGCCGAACAGACCTCGCCGTCCCCTTCGGTTTCATGCTACGGGGTAAAATTCACAGACGCCGATCACGGCTGGGCGGTGGGCGACAATGGAGCAATTTTCCGCACGACGGACGGAGTGAACTGGGCGACGCAGCAGAGCGGCGTCCCCCATTCGCTGTTCGGCGTTACCTTTGGAACCGGTTCGGCAGGATGGATCGTCGGCGGCGAGGCCGCGGGTTTCACCGGCGTGATTCTGCACTCGACCGATGCGGGGGCTTCCTGGAACGTACAGTACAGCGGCGTGCCGCGCATCCTCTATGGGGTTTCCTTCCCCGACGCTCAGAACGGTTGGGCCGTGGGAGAAGAAGGATACATACTTCGTACGACGAACGGGGGAACCACCTGGTCGACGGAGTCGTCAGGGACCGCGGCGGCACTCTTCTGGTGTTCCTTCCCCGACCCGAAAAACGGCTGGGCGGTGGGAGATTCGGGAGTCATTCTGCATACGAGCGACGGTGGATCGTCCTGGCATGCCCAGGCGAGCGGAGTTACGACTACGCTCTATTCAATGGCGCACGTGAATTCGTCCGAGGAGTACATCGCCGCCGACGAGGGCACGATCCTGCATACGTACGACGCGGGGGCTCACTGGGTGGCTGAGTACAGCCGCACCGCCCATAGCCTGTTCGGGGTTGCCACACCCGGGACGGGTGCGGTGTGGGCCTGCGGAGATTACGGGACCGTCGTCCGGGACTCGTTGCACTCGCCGCTCGGGACCATCAACGGTATGGTCTACTTCGATGCCAATAACGACGGAAACTACAACGCCGGGGATTCCGGGATGGGCGGATGGAAGGTGAAAATCGACGGACCGGTACCAGACTCGGCGTTGACGAGGCAGGATGGAACATTTATTTTTGAAAACCTTCCATTGGGATCATACACGCTGAGCGAAGCGGTGAGAGAGTCGTGGACGCAAACCTCCCCTGCCGGCTCTTTCAGCTTCACGCTCGCGGCAAACGGGCCCTTCTTCACCGGACTGTTCGGGAATTTTGCGGCGGGGGCGGCACCGTACAAGGTTAACGGAGGCTGGAACGTCCTCTCTCTCCCTCTTCTGGTTCAAGACCCTCGGGAAACGGCCGTGTATCCGACTGCAACCTCTCCCGCGTTCGGTTATGCGGGGAGCTATTATCTCCTGGATACGATCAACCCCGGAATGGCGTATTGGCTAAAGTTCCCCGGACCGCAGACTCTCTGGCTCTCCGGGACGTCCAACCGCCACGACACGCTCGGCCTCGAACAGGGGTGGAACATGATCGGTACAGTCAGCGATACCGTCTCGGCGGCGGGGGTCATCACCGAACCGCCCGGCCTGATCGCTTCGCATTTCTTCGGGTATAACCAGGGGTATGCGCCGACCGATGTCCTGGTCCCCGGCCAGGGGTACTGGGTAAAATTCTCGCAAACGGGTTCGCTCGTGCTGCGGGCGGGTCCGCGGGACGCCGCCTCCGGCCCAGGATCTCGGGCCCTCCCGGACGACGGATCGAATCTCCTTAACAGGATGACAGTCTCGGACGCGCGCGGAAATCACCAGACGCTCTATTTCGCGACCCGGGAGAATCTGAAGTTGACGGGCGAGCACGCGCTCCCTCCCCTGCCCCCGGGCGACTGCTTCGACGCCAGATTTCCGGACAACAGCGACGCGGTCCTATTCTCCCCGGACGAGGTCCGGGCAGGTAGAGGGACGATCCGCCTTCGCTCCTATGCGCTTCCGCTTCGCTTCAACTGGTCCCGGAGGAATGAGAACCGGATGCGCTACGAACTTCGGACCGAATCGGGGGAGGTCCTCGCGGCAATCTCCTCCGATACCGGACTTTTCATTTTGAGAAACCGGCAAATCCCCGCTGTCGTGCTGACGCCCGCCGTTGACCGGGGTAACGGCGGTATTCCGATCGGATTTTCACTTTCCCAGAATTCACCGAACCCGTTCAACCCTGCAACCCGCGTAAGATTCTCGGTTCCCTCTCAGGACGACCGGCAACCTTCAGTTCAGCAGGCCGCCCGGGCGGGAAGCGCAGGACGAGTTCAACTGAAAGTCTATGATGTCCTGGGGAGAGAAATCGCAACACTGGTGGATGAGGAGAAGCAGCCCGGGGTCTATGAGGCCGTATGGAACGCCTCAAGTGTTCCGAGCGGAATCTACCTCTATCGTCTCACCGCGGGATCGCGCTCCGCCGTGAAAAAAATGGTCCTGATGAAATAA